One genomic segment of Elgaria multicarinata webbii isolate HBS135686 ecotype San Diego chromosome 9, rElgMul1.1.pri, whole genome shotgun sequence includes these proteins:
- the PLEKHG7 gene encoding pleckstrin homology domain-containing family G member 7 translates to MQKVECEFSFEVEEVTYIEEQCPNLQGTEPWKNSLNLIVKSDTGSIDFSSCDTSAPKGAAKNMCPNSIARRRGVSDNPHLLKIPSLEHDDGDIIPYQFNRHAPGRISTSPTLRRLRSSRPSIAQVFPLQDGSESSRVGKQMQQMDSFLPVCQSHPSCSQHCNSSSYSAPTPRESSTLVEPISQPKDEYSDDQTLENNGDNHSSFLSEGEPNSKACVQELDLHKPHSQYNSAERRHSSVVVSLPGLEMFPGDLLISDSAAKFLYHSASLQNSESKKPWWPFAKKGMSKDKQKQISDLESCLSTVTIKMSDCSGYEFHCVKDKTWQEIMEMHQLEPRATGDHLDTKTKEAVWELFTTECTYLLDHLLVLKMIFMDTLRYLQSKEFLADVDTGLLFANLEELNQVSLSFVSSFFSAIEDHFVQRTASIDFTSVLTKNFQGNLCQSHQIYCLNYTSAIFYLEKLKKREDFGTYLKWCEHNEQCKRLHLSEMLVAPLHKLTRYPLLLGNIWKNTEAGEKAVIGSLKDKVEKSIRDLEGKVKWLDNFQKFKQLQEIIIWPTLWDQDKRFFVPECLKNILRGNPNENILSPTKRSLVHEGRLMLAEHMKLNDAYLFLFDDLLLITKPSRHKKKYGGSDSSLIPVCPVFTPELQSLLEEGSYCTVLDQPIPLDRMVVKNIDSFHVTVFGLRNAFLIQHENRYQQCIAAFLLQAQTEFIKKTWMSRIETAISNYAKRKNSFQTSFFSLPAESSEI, encoded by the exons CGCCAGAAGGCGGGGCGTTAGCGATAACCCACACCTATTGAAGATTCCATCCTTGGAGCATGACGATGGTGACATCATACCTTACCAATTTAATAGACATGCTCCAGGAAGGATTTCGACTTCTCCAACTCTGAGGAGGCTGAGAAGCAGTAGACCATCAATTGCTCAAGTGTTTCCACTCCAGGATGGCTCAGAAAGCTCAAGAGTGGGCAAGCAGATGCAGCAAATGGACTCTTTTCTTCCTGTTTGTCAAAGTCATCCATCATGTTCTCAGCATTGCAATTCCTCCTCATACTCTGCACCAACTCCAAGAGAAAGCTCTACATTGGTTGAACCCATATCACAACCTAAAGATGAGTACAGTGATGATCAAACACTGGAGAACAATGGGGACAACCACTCTTCTTTCCTCTCTGAAGGAGAACCCAATTCTAAGGCATGTGTTCAA GAACTAGATCTACATAAACCTCATAG TCAATACAACTCTGCAGAACGCAGGCATAGCTCTGTGGTGGTGAGTTTGCCTGGACTTGAGATGTTCCCAGGAGACCTGCTGATATCAGACAGTGCAGCAAAATTCCTGTACCATTCAGCATCACTGCAAAATTCAG AATCCAAAAAGCCCTGGTGGCCATTTGCTAAAAAAGGAATG AgtaaagacaaacaaaaacaaatatcagACCTGGAAAGTTGTCTTTCTACTGTAACCATCAAGATGTCAGACTGTAGCGGCTATGAATTTCACTGCGTCAAG GATAAAACGTGGCAGGAAATCATGGAGATGCATCAGCTTGAGCCAAGAGCCACTGGTGATCATTTAGACACAAAGACGAAAGAAGCAGTGTGGGAACTCTTCACAACTGAATGCACATACTTGCTTGATCATCTTCTGGTTCTCAAAATG ATATTTATGGATACATTAAGGTACCTGCAAAGCAAGGAGTTCCTCGCCGATGTAGACACTGGGCTGCTTTTTGCAAACTTGGAAGAACTGAATCAG GTGAGCCTCAGTTTTGTGAGCAGTTTCTTTAGCGCTATAGAGGATCACTTTGTCCAACGTACAGCCTCCATAGATTTCACCTCTGTGCTCACAAAG AATTTCCAAGGGAACTTGTGTCAGAGCCACCAGATATACTGCCTGAATTACACCTCTGCTATCTTTTACTTGGAGAAACTGAAAAAGAGGGAAGATTTTGGGACCTATTTGAAG TGGTGTGAACACAATGAACAATGCAAACGGCTCCATCTGTCAGAAATGCTTGTTGCACCGTTACACAAACTGACCCGCTATCCCCTCCTCCTGGGGAATATCTGGAAAAATACAGAGGCAGGAGAAAAAGCTGTCATTGGTTCACTCAAGGACAAGGTGGAAAAATCAATAC GGGATTTGGAAGGGAAAGTGAAATGGCTGGACAATTtccaaaaatttaaacagcttCAGGAAATTATAATTTGGCCTACACTTTGGGATCAAGACAAAAGATTTTTTGTTCCCGAG TGTCTCAAGAACATACTAAGGGGCAATCCCAATGAAAACATCTTGTCACCTACAAAGAGATCCCTTGTTCATGAGGGGAGATTAATGCTTGCAG AACATATGAAACTTAATGATGCCTACCTCTTTCTATTTGATGATTTGCTATTGATTACCAAACCGAGCCGGCATAAAAAG aaatatgGGGGTTCTGATTCGAGTTTAATCCCTGTCTGCCCTGTCTTCACTCCTGAGTTGCAATCTTTACTTGAGGAAGGCAGCTATTGTACCGTGCTTGATCAACCTATTCCATTAGACAGAATGGTAGTAAAAAATATTGACTCATTCCACGTAACAG TTTTTGGACTACGAAATGCTTTTCTAATACAGCATGAAAATAGGTATCAACAGTGCATAGCAGCCTTCTTGCTACAAGCACAGACTGAGTTTATCAAG AAAACATGGATGTCACGGATAGAAACTGCAATCTCAAATTATGCAAAGAGAAAAAACTCCTTCCAAACTTCATTTTTCAGTTTACCTGCTGAATCATCTGAAATTTAG